A stretch of DNA from Elusimicrobiota bacterium:
ATTAGAAACGATATAATCGCGTTTATCCACGTCCTCCCCCACTGCCGCTTCAAGTACTGTAAACCCCGGGATATACTCCTTAATTTTATCGCAAAGTTCGAGTTTTGATAGGTTAGCGTCGGATAACCCAACATTATACGGCTTATTTTTCATGTCATCAAAATTTTCAATCGCATGAACAAACGCGCGCACAACGTCACGGATATGTATAAAATTACGTTTAAAATGCGCTTCAAATAGTACGATAAACCTATCCGTAACCGCGCGGTAAACAAAGTCGTTCACCATAAGGTCAATCCGCATACGGGGCGACATACCAAACACGGTTGCCAACCTGAACGTAAGAGTATTCCCGCGGTCGAGCACAGCTTTCTCCGCATCAACTTTAGTCCTGCCATACAAGGAGATAGGATTCAACGGCGTTGTTTCCGTACAAAACTTACCTTTTTTACCGATACCGTACCCGCTGTTGGTTGTAGGATAAATTATTCTCTGCGCCTTACTGGTGATCTTCGTAACCATTTTCACAGCTTCGTAATTAATAGTAACCGCCCCAACGGTATCACGGTCGCATAACGGCGCGCCTACCAGCGCGGCAAGAGGAATAATAACATCTTTATCCTTAACCAACGATTTCATAAGTTTTTCAGACCGCGCATCGCCACGGATAACATCAAAGTTTTTGTTATTACAACACTCCGCTAACGAATTTGGAGAGTACATAAAATTATCGATTACCGTAACTTTATTCCCGAGCTCCAACAAGCGCGGGACAAGCATTGATCCGATATACCCTGCCCCGCCGGTCACTAAGATTTTGTAGTTCATACCTGCAAACACCTTTCTAATACTTACATTAATATTAAATCAATAACAATTTATTGGGGATATTATACAAAATATTAGCAAGCTGCTTATCAGAGTATCACTGTTTATTGACAAGTTTTTTATAATACTGGATATACTGTTGGGTAACAGTATCTACACTATATTTAGCAAGTACGGATTCATGAGCCGCAGTGCCAAGTTTTTGTGATAACCCAGCTTCTGACATTAATCTGTTAACAATATTAACAAACATTTCAGTATCATCAATGCTGTATACCAACCCATTAACCCTATTTTTTACAAGTACCGTATTTGCCGGGATATCCGTCACAACTGCAGGTATACCGCAAGACAGTGCTTCTAACAACGCGTTTGACATACCCTCACCTTTACTTGCGGTGACGAATACATCAGCTGCACGTAAATAATCCGGTACATCATTAACTCTTCCGGTAAAGATAACATTATTAGTAATACCGCATTCATCCGCTAGATTCTTCAATTCATCTATTAACACACCATCACCTACGATTAATAATTTAGCGGTACTATCTTTTATTAAAACATTTTTCCATGTCTTTACCATAAACTCCAACCCCTTACCCGGCTGAAGCCGGCCGGTATAGATAAACAACTTATCTTCTGCCGGTAAACCCAGTGTTACGCGCAACTTTTTCTTTTGTCCTTCATCCGCAGGTGCGAATTTTTTGGTATCCACACCGTTGGGGATCACCGCGATGTTATCAGAGTTAAACCCGTTAAGTACCATCTCATCCTTAACTTCCATACTTGGGCACACAAAACGATTACCGAAAATGCGTAAGAATGAAAGTTTTAACCCACCCCAGGGAACTTTTTTTGATGTCCCAATATCCCCGGTCGCGCGTGCACCCGCAAACTTTATTACTACAGGTTTACGTAATAACCATCCTATCTTTAACGCCACAACCGCGTGTGAAGACGCGAGATGCGCGTGAATAATATCGTATTCATTCGCATGCATTAACAACCACCAAAAAGTTGTCCATACAAAAATAAATGAACCTTTGTATCCATCCCATAATGTTGACAAGCGTATAACCTTAACTTTACCGATAGATTCAGTTTTTGGAAGTGTACCAGGGTACCGTTGGGTGACAATAAACGCTGTATACCCGTTCTCAATAAGTTTCTCTGATAAATACCATGCCTGTTGTTCAGTCCCCCCGAGATGCGGATAAAACCGTGCGGTGAGCATACATATACGCAAACCTGTGGTAGTGGTATTCATTGTATTGTATTGTGATCAAAACTTAAAATCAATAAGTTTTTGGTCTTTAAGAATCGTTTCTTCCCTGCTGCGGCCCATCGAGATCATCGCTACCTTCGCACCGGTGAGGCGTTCAAGTTCTTCGATATAAACCTTAGCTTCCTTCGGAAGATCGGTGTAACGGTTCACGCCATACGTTTTCTCTTTCCACCCACGCATTTTTTTGTAGACCGGCTTACATCCTGAGAGCACCTTAATACTTGACGGAAAATCTTTAATCACTTTACCTTTATACTTATAAGCTGTACACACATATATCGGATCAATACCGTCCAAAACATCGAGCTTGGTTAACGCCAAATCCTTAATCCCGTTTATTCTTACCCCATGCCGGGTTGCCACAGCATCAAACCATCCGCATCTACGCGGACGTCCGGTAGTTGCCCCATACTCCGCACCTTTTGCACGGAGGTACTTCCCGTTTTTGTCATTAAGTTCGGTTGGCATCGGCCCTTCCCCCACTCTGGTGATATATGCTTTAACAATACCCACTACTTTATCAATCTTAGTCGGGCCAACACCAGTCCCCGCGCAGGCACCACCCGAAGTTGGGTTTGATGAAGTAACATAAGGATAAGTACCAAAATCTACGTCAAGTAACGTTCCCTGTGCGCTTTCAAAAATAACATTTTTGCCTTTATCCACAATATTATTAAGAAGAACTGTGGTATCAACAACTAAGTTTTTAATAACCGGCAATATTTTTTTTCGTTCCGCCATAGTTATAGCACGTATATTCTTAATACTATCAAACCGTTTCAGTATCGGCGCTTTATCCTCAAGGTTGGAATCCAAAAGTTTAGCGAACTCTTTATCATCAAGATAATCGCCCATGCGGATACCGATTCTCGCGAACTTATCGCTGTACGCCGGGCCAATACCTTTTTTTGTGGTACCAATCTTAATCCTACCCCCAAGCGCATCTTCCCTCCACTGGTCAAGGTGTTTATGGTATGGAAGAATAACATGCGCGCGGTCGCTAATCACAAGATTTTTGCGGACATCAATATTTTTTGTCTCAAGAAACTTAATTTCTTCAACCAACGCTTTAGGGTCAATCACCACGCCATTACCGATAACACATTTTTTGTTGGGCTCCAGAATCCCGGATGGTACAATGTGGAGTATAAACTCTTTTTTGTCAAACACTACCGTATGCCCTGCGTTATTCCCACCCTGAAACCTCACGATATAATCCGCATTACGCGAAAGCAAGTGTACGACTTTACCCTTACCCTCATCCCCCCACTGCGTACCCACAACAATAAGTGTTGACATTTTGTTTTGATATCCTTTTTTTGATAAATTACAGTTTAAACCGTTTATAAATAGCGTTGATATTACGGAGGTAATAATCAAGCGTAAAACACCCGCGGATTATTTTAGCGTCTAACACCTTCGTTACACGCGAATCTTCAAGGATAAGGTTCTCCATAGTTTCCCCTGTCCTTGTAGCTTCCATTGCATTTTCCTGCATAACCTTATACGCATCCTCGCGGGATAAGCCTTTATTCACTAACTGCAGGAGTAACCGCTGCGAAAATATTGCGTTCGAGGATAACGCCATATTATTCCTCATTTGCTCAGGCCGGACATCAAGATTTGCGAGCATACCGTTAAGCCGTGCCATCATAAAATCAACGGCAATACTCGCATCGGGTAATGCTACGCGTTCCGCTGAGGAATGCGAGATATCGCGTTCATGCCATAACGCAATGTTTTCAAACCCAACCATCGCGTAGGAACGCACCAACCGCGCAAGCCCGCAAATGTTTTCGCTGAGAATAGGGTTACGCTTATGCGGCATTGCGGAAGAACCTTTCTGCCCTTTGGTAAACGGCTCATACGCCTCCCCAACCTCTGTACGCTGTAAGTGCCGTATTTCTGTGGCAATACGTTCAAGCGTCCCTGCTATGACTGCGAGGCTGCTGAAGTACCGCGCATGACGGTCCCGCGGTATTATTTGTGTGGATACCGGCTCAACTTTTAACCCAAGTTTTTTGCAGATATAAGCCTCAATCGCAGGATCAATATGCGCATAGGTACCCACCGCACCGGATATTTTGCCGTAACTAATATCCACCTTTGTTTGTTTTAACATCTCAATATCTCTAAGGATTTCGGAATGCCAGGATAACGCTTTCAACCCGAAAGTAATAGGTTCCGCATGAATTCCGTGAGTACGGCCCATCATAATTGTATTACGATACTTTTTCGCAAGCCGTGCAGTACTTTTCTTAAGTTCTGTTAAGCCTGTAAGAATTTGTGTACACGCTTCATTCATCTGTACCGCCAACGCGGTATCCAGAACATCGGAGGAGGTTAACCCCATATGAATAAACCGCGAGGACTTGCCTACGACTTCTCCTACCTGAGTGAGGAACGCGATGACGTCGTGTTTAACAACTTTTTCGATTGCGTTTATCCGTGCAACATTGATCTTAGCTTTTGTCTTAATATTCTTTAGGTCGGAGGCAGAGATTTTCCCAGCTTTATTGTAGTACTCACACGCAAATATTTCAACACGGAGCATTATCTCCCATTTACGCTGGTCTGACCATATCGTTGCCATTGCGTCACGCGTATATCGTGGTATCATCAATTTCCTCCTAACTATTTAACAGCTTATTTATTCACCAATATTTTACTAAATTTGTACTCTATATGTAAATTAACCTGCTGTTTTGACCCACCCCTTACTTCCATTTACCGACGATTGTATTATACACACCCCCGGGTCATAATTCAAGGTTAAGATGGGTCATTTTTGGAGGTTAATTTGCAATCCAACCCTGTCCTTACTTTATTTAAGTATAGAAAACATAATATCTGTTTTCCCTATTGATGACTGATAGATTGGAATCACATTAGTCCTCAAAGTTATTGAAACATTGTAGTCATACTTATAACTAGGAATATATATACCTATAGTAAAAAAAACCATATTTGTCTCCGGTGTTAAATGCATCGCTCATAGAATTATTATTGGGTTGTTCAAATTGAGAATAACCGAATGAAAAATCATATTTTGTTGTCTTCTTAATAATTCCTAAAGATATCGGATAGTAAAACTCATTATTGCCCCAATGAAAATATCCCACTTTTAATCCCAATGTATAGCATTTGTTAAGATAAATTGCAAAACCCATAGAAACATTTTCCCAATCTAACTGATTCTTTTGTGGTAACCATAGTAAAGTTGATATGTTTACAGAAGACTGATAAACCAAACCTAAATTAAGCAACTCCTTAAATAATTCACAACTTATACCTACATCATATCCAATAGAATTATAATGATATGCATGATCTTTTAAATCAAGCAATTCAAATATACCAACATATTCAAATCGATTAAAATAATAAGCTAAGTTAATTCCAATGTTTAGCTTATTGTATAAATAGTTTGAATAAGCAAAAGAAAGTTTTGTAGATGTTCTTTCTTGATTTGGAAGATTATGTTCAATAAAACTCATTTGATCATTTATTTCCGGTGTACTAATAGAAAAACCCAATTTACCAATTTTTGTTGGAAATACTACTGCTATATTGCTTACTAATAAATATGTGTTCAAATAATAAACATTAAAATCGGACTTTGACGAGTTGTCTTTTTCAGATTCTATCGATAGATAGCAATCAATTAACATTTGATATTTCTCAATTCTGGATAATAACGCGGGATTCCAATATATTGCAGACACGTCGTCAATCGACGCTATACATGCACCACCCATACCCCATCCTCTTGTACCAACATACGAAAATGAAAAACAATAGGTGGTATTAATAATCAATCCGATAGATAAAATTATGCATCTCCAAATATTTATTTTCATTTATCTATACAAACTCTTAAACATAACAAAAATAATACCCCTCTTTTTTTCACATACAACATTACTTGCAGATTCCTTTGGTACAACGATTCAACTGAAGCGGGTTGTAAATTAACCTGCTGTTTTGATCCACTTTTAACATCCAATAATAACCAGCTCTCACTTTGAATTTACCGACGATAGCATTATACATTCCTCCGGGTCAATATTCAAGATTAAGATGGGTCAATTTTGGAAGTTAATTTGCACAGTATACCGTCGGTAAACATTCGCACAGCTTCCGGCAAAATCTTATGCTCTTCGACAAGTACGCGTTTCGCTAATGTTTCCGGTGTATCCCCGGGTAATACCGGTACTTTTGATTGCAATACAATTTTCCCGTGGTCATACTCAGAATCAACCACATGAACCGTACACCCGGACTCTTTCACACCAGAAG
This window harbors:
- a CDS encoding adenylosuccinate synthase; translation: MSTLIVVGTQWGDEGKGKVVHLLSRNADYIVRFQGGNNAGHTVVFDKKEFILHIVPSGILEPNKKCVIGNGVVIDPKALVEEIKFLETKNIDVRKNLVISDRAHVILPYHKHLDQWREDALGGRIKIGTTKKGIGPAYSDKFARIGIRMGDYLDDKEFAKLLDSNLEDKAPILKRFDSIKNIRAITMAERKKILPVIKNLVVDTTVLLNNIVDKGKNVIFESAQGTLLDVDFGTYPYVTSSNPTSGGACAGTGVGPTKIDKVVGIVKAYITRVGEGPMPTELNDKNGKYLRAKGAEYGATTGRPRRCGWFDAVATRHGVRINGIKDLALTKLDVLDGIDPIYVCTAYKYKGKVIKDFPSSIKVLSGCKPVYKKMRGWKEKTYGVNRYTDLPKEAKVYIEELERLTGAKVAMISMGRSREETILKDQKLIDFKF
- the purB gene encoding adenylosuccinate lyase, with translation MIPRYTRDAMATIWSDQRKWEIMLRVEIFACEYYNKAGKISASDLKNIKTKAKINVARINAIEKVVKHDVIAFLTQVGEVVGKSSRFIHMGLTSSDVLDTALAVQMNEACTQILTGLTELKKSTARLAKKYRNTIMMGRTHGIHAEPITFGLKALSWHSEILRDIEMLKQTKVDISYGKISGAVGTYAHIDPAIEAYICKKLGLKVEPVSTQIIPRDRHARYFSSLAVIAGTLERIATEIRHLQRTEVGEAYEPFTKGQKGSSAMPHKRNPILSENICGLARLVRSYAMVGFENIALWHERDISHSSAERVALPDASIAVDFMMARLNGMLANLDVRPEQMRNNMALSSNAIFSQRLLLQLVNKGLSREDAYKVMQENAMEATRTGETMENLILEDSRVTKVLDAKIIRGCFTLDYYLRNINAIYKRFKL
- a CDS encoding NAD-dependent epimerase/dehydratase, coding for MNYKILVTGGAGYIGSMLVPRLLELGNKVTVIDNFMYSPNSLAECCNNKNFDVIRGDARSEKLMKSLVKDKDVIIPLAALVGAPLCDRDTVGAVTINYEAVKMVTKITSKAQRIIYPTTNSGYGIGKKGKFCTETTPLNPISLYGRTKVDAEKAVLDRGNTLTFRLATVFGMSPRMRIDLMVNDFVYRAVTDRFIVLFEAHFKRNFIHIRDVVRAFVHAIENFDDMKNKPYNVGLSDANLSKLELCDKIKEYIPGFTVLEAAVGEDVDKRDYIVSNKRIEATGYKPEHSLDDGIQELIKGYRIIRNFRYGNVG
- a CDS encoding glycosyltransferase family 4 protein — its product is MNTTTTGLRICMLTARFYPHLGGTEQQAWYLSEKLIENGYTAFIVTQRYPGTLPKTESIGKVKVIRLSTLWDGYKGSFIFVWTTFWWLLMHANEYDIIHAHLASSHAVVALKIGWLLRKPVVIKFAGARATGDIGTSKKVPWGGLKLSFLRIFGNRFVCPSMEVKDEMVLNGFNSDNIAVIPNGVDTKKFAPADEGQKKKLRVTLGLPAEDKLFIYTGRLQPGKGLEFMVKTWKNVLIKDSTAKLLIVGDGVLIDELKNLADECGITNNVIFTGRVNDVPDYLRAADVFVTASKGEGMSNALLEALSCGIPAVVTDIPANTVLVKNRVNGLVYSIDDTEMFVNIVNRLMSEAGLSQKLGTAAHESVLAKYSVDTVTQQYIQYYKKLVNKQ